One Clavibacter zhangzhiyongii genomic region harbors:
- a CDS encoding circularly permuted type 2 ATP-grasp protein gives MGDLFEGYGTLAAARRASGGAMPFDEMFRDPPADGEPAATRAAYREIHAALSRMTKEELKDRTDALATSYLAQGVTFDFAGEERPFPLDAVPRVIEQAEWSRLEKGVAQRVRALEAFLADVYGPQRAIRDGVIPARLISSSSHFHRQAAGIDPANGVRIQVSGIDLVRDEAGEMRVLEDNVRVPSGVSYVISNRRVMAQTLPELFVSMRVRPVGDYPNKLLQALRASAPDGVDDPNVVVLTPGVYNSAYFEHTLLARLMGVELVEGRDLFCSGGRVWMRTTGGPMRVDVIYRRVDDEFLDPLQFRADSMLGSPGLMLAARLGNVTIANAVGNGVADDKLVYTYLPDLIRYYLAEDAIIPNVDTWRLEEPDSLEEVLDRLPELVVKPVDGSGGKGLVVGPAASAGELAELRARLLKDPRGWIAQPVVQLSTIPTLVEDGMRPRHADLRPFAVNDGRDIWVLPGGLTRVALPEGQLVVNSSQGGGSKDTWVVGDAGFPTATRERSVQTLVADQAAVTTSIPVIAPGEKAPDQSPHDAPRNRDQHEQQQQAGPASAAVAAPPADDTTDTTEGDR, from the coding sequence ATGGGTGATCTGTTCGAGGGATACGGCACGCTCGCGGCCGCACGGCGAGCCTCCGGCGGCGCGATGCCGTTCGACGAGATGTTCCGAGATCCGCCGGCCGACGGGGAGCCCGCGGCCACCCGGGCCGCCTACCGCGAGATCCACGCGGCGCTCTCCCGCATGACCAAGGAGGAGCTGAAGGACCGAACGGACGCGCTCGCCACCAGCTACCTCGCGCAGGGCGTCACCTTCGACTTCGCGGGCGAGGAGCGGCCCTTCCCGCTCGACGCCGTGCCGCGCGTCATCGAGCAGGCCGAGTGGAGCCGCCTCGAGAAGGGCGTCGCGCAGCGCGTCCGGGCGCTCGAGGCGTTCCTCGCCGACGTGTACGGGCCGCAGCGCGCGATCCGCGACGGCGTCATCCCCGCGCGCCTCATCAGCTCCTCGAGCCACTTCCACCGCCAGGCCGCCGGCATCGACCCGGCCAACGGCGTCCGCATCCAGGTCTCCGGCATCGACCTGGTGCGCGACGAGGCCGGCGAGATGCGCGTCCTCGAGGACAACGTGCGCGTCCCCTCCGGCGTCAGCTACGTCATCTCCAACCGCCGCGTCATGGCGCAGACGCTGCCCGAGCTGTTCGTCTCGATGCGGGTCCGCCCGGTCGGCGACTACCCGAACAAGCTCCTCCAGGCCCTCCGCGCGAGCGCGCCCGACGGCGTCGACGACCCGAACGTGGTCGTCCTCACGCCCGGCGTCTACAACAGCGCCTACTTCGAGCACACGCTCCTCGCGCGCCTCATGGGCGTCGAGCTCGTCGAGGGCCGCGACCTGTTCTGCTCCGGCGGCCGCGTCTGGATGCGCACCACGGGCGGCCCCATGCGCGTCGACGTCATCTACCGCCGCGTCGACGACGAGTTCCTGGATCCGCTGCAGTTCCGCGCCGACTCCATGCTCGGCTCGCCCGGCCTCATGCTCGCCGCCCGCCTCGGCAACGTCACCATCGCGAACGCGGTGGGCAACGGCGTCGCCGACGACAAGCTCGTCTACACGTACCTGCCCGACCTCATCCGCTACTACCTGGCCGAGGACGCGATCATCCCGAACGTCGACACCTGGCGCCTCGAGGAGCCCGACTCGCTCGAGGAGGTGCTCGACCGGCTGCCGGAGCTCGTCGTGAAGCCCGTCGACGGATCCGGCGGCAAGGGCCTCGTGGTCGGCCCGGCGGCGTCCGCAGGCGAGCTCGCCGAGCTGCGCGCGCGTCTCCTCAAGGACCCGCGCGGCTGGATCGCGCAGCCCGTCGTGCAGCTCTCCACCATCCCCACGCTCGTGGAGGACGGCATGCGCCCGCGGCACGCCGACCTCCGCCCCTTCGCCGTCAACGACGGCCGCGACATCTGGGTGCTGCCCGGCGGGCTCACGCGCGTCGCGCTCCCCGAGGGCCAGCTCGTGGTCAACAGCAGCCAGGGCGGCGGATCCAAGGACACCTGGGTCGTCGGCGACGCCGGCTTCCCGACGGCGACGCGCGAGCGCAGCGTGCAGACGCTCGTGGCCGACCAGGCGGCGGTCACGACGTCGATCCCGGTGATCGCGCCGGGGGAGAAGGCGCCCGACCAGTCGCCGCACGACGCCCCGCGCAACCGCGACCAGCACGAGCAGCAGCAGCAGGCGGGCCCGGCGTCCGCCGCGGTCGCCGCGCCTCCCGCCGACGACACGACCGACACCACCGAGGGGGACCGCTGA
- a CDS encoding GNAT family N-acetyltransferase, producing MTDAGPALRPARADDLPFLEDMLLASMDWRGDGSMTRERMLATPEIAHYVAGWPRAGDVGVVAEVDGDPVGAGWARLFADDDRGYGFVAADVPELGMALVPAARGRGVGRRMLVALVEAVRASGAPGVSLSVEDGNDRARSLYESLGFAAVGREGGSDVLLLRL from the coding sequence GTGACCGACGCGGGACCGGCGCTCCGCCCCGCGCGCGCCGACGACCTGCCGTTCCTCGAGGACATGCTGCTCGCGTCGATGGACTGGCGCGGTGACGGGTCCATGACGCGGGAGCGGATGCTGGCCACCCCCGAGATCGCGCACTACGTGGCGGGCTGGCCGCGCGCCGGCGACGTGGGCGTGGTCGCGGAGGTCGACGGCGATCCCGTGGGCGCCGGGTGGGCGCGCCTCTTCGCGGACGACGACCGCGGCTACGGGTTCGTCGCGGCGGACGTCCCGGAGCTGGGCATGGCGCTCGTCCCGGCGGCACGCGGCCGGGGAGTCGGGCGGCGGATGCTCGTGGCGCTCGTCGAGGCGGTCCGCGCATCGGGTGCGCCGGGCGTGAGCCTCAGCGTGGAGGACGGGAACGACCGTGCGCGGTCACTGTACGAGTCGCTCGGGTTCGCGGCCGTGGGGCGCGAGGGCGGATCCGACGTGCTGCTGCTCCGCCTCTGA
- a CDS encoding nucleotide disphospho-sugar-binding domain-containing protein, which produces MTLLVISPDYASHLFPLLTLASAWQKAGERVVVATGSATAGIVEASGFERVDLRLGRGSNPGTIKAEEQPTGEDDALRGFFAATRRGMVETLRFQAEARSDDLLWEPVETARAVQRILDEVRPDQVIVDHLAFSARLALLASGTRHADVVLGHPSALPVGDEVYGFPPAWPAAFEPEEDDLDELHALCERVRDRFTAQWNDALAVLAPQLPPVRDAFALAGDVLLLNYPEELHDPDRSELLPPHAFIGSAVRREAPDADVQDWIDEGGDPIVYVSLGSFLSVRGDVLARIAAALRDLDVRVALATGSTALDELGDLPSDWLVRPFLPQVTLLGHADLAVTHGGNNSVTEAATAGVPMLVLPLSTDQFAGAAALEDAGLGLALAPNVATVTELRQAAKLLLNPSGGQRAMLDAVASSLTRSPGPQRAYQALAGGIRPEQAAR; this is translated from the coding sequence ATGACCCTGCTCGTCATCAGCCCGGACTACGCGTCCCACCTCTTCCCCCTCCTCACGCTCGCGTCCGCGTGGCAGAAGGCGGGCGAGCGCGTGGTCGTGGCCACCGGGTCCGCCACCGCCGGCATCGTCGAGGCGTCCGGCTTCGAGCGGGTCGACCTCCGGCTCGGGCGCGGATCCAACCCCGGCACCATCAAGGCCGAGGAGCAGCCGACCGGCGAGGACGACGCCCTCCGCGGCTTCTTCGCCGCCACCCGCCGCGGCATGGTCGAGACCCTGCGCTTCCAGGCCGAGGCCCGCAGCGACGACCTGCTCTGGGAGCCGGTGGAGACCGCGCGCGCCGTGCAGCGGATCCTCGACGAGGTGCGCCCCGACCAGGTCATCGTCGACCACCTCGCCTTCAGCGCCCGCCTCGCCCTGCTCGCCTCCGGCACGCGCCACGCGGACGTCGTGCTCGGCCACCCCAGCGCCCTGCCCGTGGGCGACGAGGTCTACGGCTTCCCGCCCGCCTGGCCCGCCGCCTTCGAGCCCGAGGAGGACGACCTCGACGAGCTGCACGCGCTGTGCGAGCGCGTCCGCGACCGCTTCACCGCGCAGTGGAACGACGCCCTCGCGGTGCTCGCGCCGCAGCTCCCGCCCGTCCGCGACGCCTTCGCCCTGGCCGGCGACGTGCTCCTGCTCAACTACCCCGAGGAGCTGCACGACCCCGACCGCTCCGAGCTGCTGCCGCCGCACGCCTTCATCGGCTCGGCCGTCCGCCGCGAGGCGCCGGACGCGGACGTGCAGGACTGGATCGACGAGGGCGGCGACCCGATCGTCTACGTGTCGCTCGGCAGCTTCCTCTCCGTGCGCGGCGACGTGCTCGCGCGCATCGCGGCGGCCCTCCGCGACCTCGACGTGCGCGTGGCGCTGGCGACCGGATCCACCGCCCTCGACGAGCTCGGCGACCTCCCGTCCGACTGGCTCGTCCGCCCGTTCCTCCCGCAGGTGACGCTCCTCGGCCACGCCGACCTCGCGGTCACGCACGGCGGCAACAACTCCGTCACGGAGGCGGCGACCGCGGGCGTCCCGATGCTCGTGCTGCCCCTCTCGACCGACCAGTTCGCGGGCGCCGCCGCGCTCGAGGACGCCGGGCTCGGGCTCGCGCTCGCCCCGAACGTCGCGACGGTCACCGAGCTGCGGCAGGCGGCCAAGCTCCTGCTCAACCCGTCGGGCGGGCAGCGCGCCATGCTCGACGCGGTCGCGTCGTCGCTCACCCGCTCGCCCGGGCCGCAGCGCGCGTACCAGGCGCTGGCCGGCGGGATCCGCCCGGAGCAGGCCGCGCGCTGA
- a CDS encoding alpha-E domain-containing protein, translating into MLSRIAESLFWIGRYIERSDGTARILDVHLQLLLEDPWIDEDTACRSLLSVMGSDVPSEDVLGRHDVLALLAVDRTQPASIAYSLGAARENARRAREIVSSELWECLNTTRARMPRKIANDRVHEFFGWVRERSALAVGLVESGTSRDEAWQFFTLGRSIERADMTARLLATRALTEASGPSWTTILRSCGAYEAYLRTYRGVPSARNAAEFLLLDRLFPRSITHSIRRAEQCLHDIEPRTDRLGVSDQAQRLLGQIRSELEYRPIQEILDDLPRFMDAVQEATSATSEAVRQRYFPTNAAPSWVGENS; encoded by the coding sequence ATGCTGTCGCGCATCGCCGAGTCGCTGTTCTGGATCGGCCGCTACATCGAGCGGTCGGACGGAACCGCCCGCATCCTCGACGTGCACCTCCAGCTCCTGCTCGAGGACCCGTGGATCGACGAGGACACCGCCTGCCGCTCCCTCCTCAGCGTGATGGGCAGCGACGTGCCCTCCGAGGACGTGCTCGGCCGCCACGACGTCCTCGCGCTGCTCGCGGTCGACCGCACGCAGCCCGCCTCCATCGCCTACTCGCTCGGCGCCGCGCGCGAGAACGCACGGCGGGCCCGCGAGATCGTCTCCAGCGAGCTGTGGGAGTGCCTCAACACGACGCGCGCCCGCATGCCGCGGAAGATCGCCAACGACCGCGTGCACGAGTTCTTCGGCTGGGTGCGCGAGCGCTCGGCCCTCGCGGTCGGGCTCGTCGAGTCCGGCACCAGCCGCGACGAGGCGTGGCAGTTCTTCACCCTCGGCCGATCCATCGAGCGCGCCGACATGACCGCCCGCCTCCTCGCGACCCGCGCCCTCACCGAGGCCAGCGGCCCGTCGTGGACCACGATCCTCCGCTCCTGCGGCGCGTACGAGGCGTACCTCCGCACGTACCGCGGGGTGCCCAGCGCGCGCAACGCGGCCGAGTTCCTGCTGCTCGACCGGCTGTTCCCGCGGTCGATCACGCACTCCATCCGCCGCGCCGAGCAGTGCCTGCACGACATCGAGCCGCGTACCGACCGCCTCGGGGTGTCCGACCAGGCGCAGCGGCTGCTCGGGCAGATCCGGAGCGAGCTGGAGTACCGGCCGATCCAGGAGATCCTCGACGACCTCCCGCGCTTCATGGACGCCGTGCAGGAGGCCACCTCCGCCACCAGCGAGGCCGTCCGCCAGCGCTACTTCCCCACCAACGCGGCACCGAGCTGGGTAGGAGAGAACTCGTGA
- a CDS encoding alpha/beta fold hydrolase, translated as MPDDERSTDGADHRTLVDAEGVTLHYYVWEAERPRAVVHIAHGVGEHALRYARLARELNAMGFTVAADDHRGHGATGLGHLGIGVLGPRRHRAALDGIQLVSEQLRRDLPDLPLVLLGHSWGALLAQRIVARASHLYAGLVLSGATLAMPGVVNTGDLNKRWRHPAASGFEWLSRDPEAQRAFGADDRNFDVNALKPYRMRDSVQIMGRPPRKLATDLPVLIQGGEEDSLGGRRGMQLLARDYSRRSRLSDVLLIIYPGARHEIYNETNRDEVVADLRSWLESRVVPAAPAEGEPA; from the coding sequence ATGCCCGACGACGAGCGCTCCACCGACGGAGCCGACCACCGCACCCTCGTGGACGCCGAGGGCGTGACCCTCCACTACTACGTGTGGGAGGCGGAGCGTCCGCGGGCCGTCGTGCACATCGCGCACGGCGTCGGCGAGCACGCGCTGCGCTACGCCCGGCTCGCGCGGGAGCTGAACGCGATGGGGTTCACGGTCGCGGCCGACGACCACCGCGGGCACGGCGCCACGGGCCTCGGGCACCTGGGCATCGGCGTGCTGGGGCCGCGGCGGCACCGGGCGGCGCTCGACGGGATCCAGCTGGTCAGCGAGCAGCTCCGCCGCGACCTGCCCGACCTCCCGCTCGTGCTCCTCGGCCACAGCTGGGGCGCGCTCCTCGCGCAGCGCATCGTCGCGCGGGCGTCGCACCTGTACGCGGGGCTGGTGCTGAGCGGGGCGACGCTCGCGATGCCCGGCGTCGTCAACACGGGCGACCTCAACAAGCGCTGGCGGCACCCGGCGGCATCGGGCTTCGAGTGGCTCTCGCGGGATCCGGAGGCGCAGCGCGCGTTCGGCGCCGACGACCGCAACTTCGACGTCAACGCGCTGAAGCCGTACCGGATGCGCGACTCCGTGCAGATCATGGGCCGTCCGCCGCGGAAGCTCGCCACCGACCTGCCCGTGCTGATCCAGGGCGGGGAGGAGGACTCGCTCGGAGGCCGCCGCGGGATGCAGCTCCTCGCGCGCGACTACAGCCGCCGCTCGCGCCTCAGCGACGTGCTGCTGATCATCTACCCGGGCGCGCGCCACGAGATCTACAACGAGACGAACCGCGACGAGGTGGTCGCGGACCTCCGGAGCTGGCTGGAGTCGCGCGTGGTGCCGGCGGCTCCCGCGGAGGGGGAGCCCGCGTGA
- a CDS encoding glycosyltransferase, with protein sequence MGIQTSLDQVAQAARILDVMQEADELTVAASRDGGGRAVRLLARAAADPADQLTAVAAIHALAQVFDEAADLALVALLDHEVRWIREHAAWAFGTRLPRFDAVSGLVAMVVEGGFPGMLAQRTLQQWAGSAPDHLSLALENALLGVRGDGARSRLVETVGLVRGRIPERVLLRVAQDPREGPLTRSAAVAALGDRPAGEATLGIVSDIARGDDEVAAVARLAVLDIARQHGDHPAAPERPGLTVVQLFLHADIDAGLTHVGAGDNGGIATLLVRLGDALVDPAGPAGDAPGAHDVTATTVADRPVDRVITLSRGTADQALASLARVTAGGDGHVFAHIPLLGGPRSLPEAWPHRVEAERGIRRVLRAAGRVDAVHLRMADVGTLAASTVARELGIPVVFTVAPDPHGVVDALDRSGALTRDGFGAVDAREHYWFRVRLVQRLAADAAHTVLFPRPELKRDMRRLVGIDVDAHPERHSVVAEGIDVAAIERSRDDALLGADAEGAPARAFVELDELLAGLPAERRGLPLVVSVGRLARVKGMASLAHVWAADPALRSRANLLVVGGDLDAPSAEERDQLARILEAVPGADPAHAADPRAAAADAARHGLLLAGHRGNDTVTRWLAAVRYGRPGLTAPGGAYACASIKEEFGVALLEAMSMGLPVVAPASGGPATYVEDGVTGLLVDTTDPAALAVGIGRALDIAAGPEADAAADRARAMVARTFTIQAMAGTLSRVYRDVAAADDRTLWELSAS encoded by the coding sequence ATGGGGATCCAGACGAGCCTCGACCAGGTCGCGCAGGCCGCGCGCATCCTCGACGTGATGCAGGAGGCCGACGAGCTCACGGTCGCCGCCAGCCGCGACGGCGGCGGACGCGCGGTGCGGCTCCTCGCCCGCGCCGCCGCGGATCCCGCCGACCAGCTCACCGCCGTCGCCGCCATCCACGCGCTCGCCCAGGTCTTCGACGAGGCCGCCGACCTCGCCCTCGTCGCGCTCCTCGACCACGAGGTCCGGTGGATCCGCGAGCACGCCGCCTGGGCGTTCGGCACCCGCCTGCCGCGCTTCGACGCGGTCTCGGGCCTCGTCGCCATGGTGGTCGAGGGCGGCTTCCCGGGCATGCTCGCGCAGCGGACGCTGCAGCAGTGGGCGGGATCCGCGCCCGACCACCTCTCCCTCGCGCTCGAGAACGCGCTGCTCGGCGTCCGCGGCGACGGCGCCCGGTCGCGTCTCGTCGAGACCGTGGGACTCGTGCGGGGCCGGATCCCGGAGCGCGTGCTCCTCCGCGTCGCGCAGGATCCCCGCGAGGGCCCGCTCACCCGCTCCGCCGCCGTCGCCGCGCTCGGCGACCGGCCCGCGGGCGAGGCGACCCTCGGCATCGTCTCCGACATCGCGCGCGGCGACGACGAGGTGGCCGCGGTCGCGCGCCTCGCCGTCCTCGACATCGCGCGCCAGCACGGCGACCACCCGGCGGCGCCCGAACGTCCGGGCCTCACGGTCGTCCAGCTCTTCCTCCACGCCGACATCGACGCGGGCCTCACCCACGTGGGCGCCGGCGACAACGGCGGCATCGCGACGCTGCTCGTGCGCCTCGGCGACGCGCTCGTGGATCCCGCGGGCCCGGCCGGCGACGCCCCCGGGGCGCACGACGTGACCGCCACGACCGTCGCCGACCGCCCGGTCGACCGCGTCATCACCCTCTCCCGCGGCACCGCCGACCAGGCGCTCGCCTCCCTCGCGCGCGTGACCGCGGGCGGCGACGGGCACGTCTTCGCGCACATCCCGCTCCTCGGCGGCCCGCGCTCGCTGCCCGAGGCGTGGCCGCACCGCGTCGAGGCCGAGCGGGGGATCCGCCGCGTGCTCCGCGCGGCCGGCCGCGTCGACGCCGTGCACCTCCGCATGGCCGACGTGGGCACGCTCGCCGCCTCCACGGTCGCCCGCGAGCTCGGCATCCCCGTCGTCTTCACGGTGGCGCCGGATCCGCACGGCGTCGTCGACGCGCTCGACCGCTCCGGCGCCCTCACCCGCGACGGCTTCGGCGCGGTCGACGCGCGCGAGCACTACTGGTTCCGCGTGCGGCTCGTGCAGCGCCTGGCCGCCGACGCGGCGCACACCGTCCTCTTCCCGCGGCCGGAGCTCAAGCGCGACATGCGCCGGCTCGTCGGCATCGACGTGGATGCGCACCCCGAGCGCCACAGCGTCGTCGCCGAGGGCATCGACGTCGCCGCCATCGAGCGCTCCCGCGACGACGCGCTGCTCGGCGCCGACGCGGAGGGCGCGCCCGCCCGCGCGTTCGTCGAGCTCGACGAGCTGCTCGCCGGCCTCCCCGCCGAGCGCCGCGGCCTCCCGCTCGTCGTCTCCGTGGGCCGCCTCGCGCGGGTCAAGGGCATGGCGTCGCTCGCGCACGTCTGGGCGGCGGATCCCGCGCTCCGGTCCCGCGCGAACCTCCTCGTCGTGGGCGGCGACCTCGACGCGCCCTCCGCGGAGGAGCGCGACCAGCTCGCGCGGATCCTCGAGGCCGTGCCCGGCGCGGATCCCGCCCACGCCGCCGACCCCCGCGCCGCCGCCGCGGACGCCGCGCGCCACGGCCTCCTCCTCGCCGGCCACCGCGGCAACGACACCGTCACGCGCTGGCTCGCCGCCGTCCGCTACGGCCGCCCCGGGCTCACCGCACCGGGCGGCGCGTACGCGTGCGCGAGCATCAAGGAGGAGTTCGGCGTCGCCCTCCTCGAGGCGATGTCGATGGGCCTGCCCGTCGTCGCGCCGGCGTCCGGCGGACCCGCGACCTACGTGGAGGACGGCGTCACGGGCCTCCTCGTCGACACGACGGATCCGGCCGCGCTCGCCGTCGGCATCGGCCGCGCGCTCGACATCGCGGCCGGTCCCGAGGCGGACGCCGCCGCCGACCGCGCCCGCGCGATGGTCGCCCGCACCTTCACCATCCAGGCCATGGCGGGCACCCTGTCCCGCGTCTACCGCGACGTCGCCGCAGCCGACGACCGAACCCTCTGGGAGCTCAGCGCCTCATGA
- a CDS encoding transglutaminase family protein, with the protein MNRLRITHRTGFHYEGEVTASYNEARMLPVSSENQFVLYSNLDIQPKPGHHTYVDYFGTRVSSFEILSPHRSLELTATSLVEVRPRTHEPHQRGWDDLAVEVQRATEHVEQVAQTGRTEPHEEVVALAEEIAGGAGTPCEAAAEIARAIGEKVEYMAGVTSVQSTAREAWEQGRGVCQDITHIVIGALRHVGIPARYVSGYLHPKPNAAVGETVTGESHAWVEWFCGEWRGWDPTNLIDIGDRHVLVGRGRDYRDVAPLRGIYAGPFRSKLFVRVEITRES; encoded by the coding sequence GTGAACCGCCTGCGCATCACCCACCGGACCGGCTTCCACTACGAGGGCGAGGTCACCGCGTCGTACAACGAGGCGCGGATGCTGCCCGTGTCGAGCGAGAACCAGTTCGTCCTGTACTCGAACCTCGACATCCAGCCGAAGCCGGGGCACCACACCTACGTCGACTACTTCGGCACCCGCGTCTCCTCGTTCGAGATCCTGAGCCCCCACCGCTCGCTCGAGCTCACGGCCACGAGCCTCGTCGAGGTGCGGCCGCGCACGCACGAGCCGCACCAGCGCGGCTGGGACGACCTCGCGGTCGAGGTGCAGCGCGCGACCGAGCACGTGGAGCAGGTCGCGCAGACCGGGCGCACCGAGCCGCACGAGGAGGTCGTCGCGCTCGCGGAGGAGATCGCGGGCGGCGCGGGGACCCCGTGCGAGGCGGCCGCGGAGATCGCGCGGGCCATCGGCGAGAAGGTCGAGTACATGGCCGGCGTCACGAGCGTGCAGTCGACCGCGCGCGAGGCGTGGGAGCAGGGTCGGGGCGTCTGCCAGGACATCACGCACATCGTCATCGGCGCGCTCCGGCACGTCGGGATCCCCGCGCGCTACGTCAGCGGCTACCTGCACCCGAAGCCGAACGCGGCCGTGGGCGAGACCGTCACGGGCGAGTCGCACGCGTGGGTCGAGTGGTTCTGCGGCGAGTGGCGCGGCTGGGATCCGACGAACCTCATCGACATCGGCGACCGCCACGTGCTCGTCGGCCGCGGCCGCGACTACCGCGACGTCGCCCCGCTGCGCGGCATCTACGCGGGGCCGTTCCGGTCGAAGCTGTTCGTGCGGGTGGAGATCACGCGCGAGTCCTGA
- a CDS encoding Gfo/Idh/MocA family oxidoreductase yields MPHPATPPPQIRFGIVGSGWRSAFFLRIARALPERFAVTGLVTRSADTGRALEEEWGIRTFRTAAELLAAEAPSFAVVSVPRSAAPDVIADLVDRGVAVLTETPPGATVEDLERLDALVRQGARIEVAEQYPLSPLLAAQLAIAAGGRLGRVSQATVAQCHDYHGVRVMRRALGIGFEDATITASRFSSPLVAGPDRDGDPVREEVVTAVQTTARFDFGDRLGVYDFADRQYFSWIRRNRLLVRGERGEIVDEHVSWLLDATTPTWADITRVETGQGGNLEGHHLRGLLLGSEWVYENPFAPGRLADDEIAIAQCLVEMHAHAAGGPSTNSLAEASQDHHLALLMHEAATTGQPVRSTRRAWAD; encoded by the coding sequence ATGCCCCACCCCGCGACGCCGCCCCCGCAGATCCGCTTCGGCATCGTCGGCAGCGGCTGGCGCAGCGCCTTCTTCCTGCGCATCGCGCGGGCCCTCCCGGAGCGCTTCGCGGTCACCGGCCTCGTGACCCGCAGCGCGGACACCGGCCGTGCGCTGGAGGAGGAGTGGGGGATCCGCACCTTCCGCACCGCGGCCGAGCTGCTCGCCGCGGAGGCGCCGTCGTTCGCGGTCGTCTCCGTACCCAGATCCGCCGCGCCGGACGTGATCGCCGACCTCGTCGACCGCGGAGTCGCCGTCCTCACCGAGACGCCGCCCGGCGCGACCGTCGAGGACCTCGAACGGCTCGACGCGCTCGTGCGGCAGGGCGCGCGGATCGAGGTGGCCGAGCAGTACCCGCTCTCGCCGCTGCTCGCCGCGCAGCTCGCCATCGCAGCGGGAGGCCGGCTCGGGCGCGTCAGCCAGGCGACGGTCGCGCAGTGCCACGACTACCACGGCGTCCGCGTGATGCGCCGGGCCCTCGGCATCGGCTTCGAGGACGCGACCATCACGGCGTCCCGCTTCTCGTCGCCGCTCGTCGCCGGGCCCGACCGCGACGGCGACCCCGTGCGCGAGGAGGTCGTCACCGCCGTGCAGACCACCGCGCGCTTCGACTTCGGCGACCGCCTCGGCGTCTACGACTTCGCCGACCGGCAGTACTTCTCCTGGATCCGCCGGAACCGCCTGCTCGTCCGCGGCGAGCGCGGCGAGATCGTCGACGAGCACGTGAGCTGGCTGCTGGATGCGACGACGCCGACGTGGGCCGACATCACGCGCGTCGAGACCGGGCAGGGCGGCAACCTCGAGGGGCACCACCTCCGCGGGCTGCTGCTCGGCTCCGAGTGGGTCTACGAGAACCCCTTCGCGCCCGGCCGGCTCGCGGACGACGAGATCGCGATCGCGCAGTGCCTCGTCGAGATGCACGCGCACGCGGCCGGCGGGCCATCCACGAACTCGCTCGCGGAGGCGTCGCAGGACCACCACCTCGCGCTCCTCATGCACGAGGCCGCGACCACCGGGCAGCCCGTCCGCAGCACCCGACGGGCCTGGGCCGACTGA